The region CCGCGATGCTCGAAGAATGGATTGGCGAAGGGCATTGCCGCGAAGCGGTGGTCAACCTCAAGCTGCCGATGAAACAGCGTTACGCTGAAGTGAAGCGCTTACTCGAACGCATCGCTGATGGCTTCAAGGAACGCGGCATCAAGGTCGAAATTGGCTGCAAACAGCTGTATCACGACCGCGAAGAAGTGACCTGCCACCTGCGCCGGATTGACGTGAAGAAACCTAAGTCCCGTTAATCACGCGGACTAATGTGGGACCGGGCTTTTGTGGCGAGGGAGCTTGCTCCGCTGGGCTGCGAAGCAGCCCTAATACCAGACGCCGAGATCTTCCGATAAACCGCATCGCCAGAATTGGGGCCGCTTCGCGCTCCAGCGGGAGCAAGCTCCCTCGCCACAGTGACAAGCTGTACGATCTGTTAAGAACCCCGGCAATGCGCGACAATGCCGGCCAGTTTCAGGAGTGAATCATGAGTGAAATGCTTGATACGCCGGTAGACGGCACCCTCGATGCCACCGGCCTCAATTGCCCGGAGCCGGTGATGATGTTGCACCAGCACATTCGTGACCTGGCGCCCGGCGGCTTGCTCAAGGTGATCGCCACCGACCCGTCGACCCGTCGCGATATCCCCAAGTTTTGCGTGTTCCTCGACCACGAACTGGTCGCGCAGCATGAAGAGGCAGGCACCTACCTCTACTGGATCCGCAAGAAACTCGCTTAACCCGCTGACTGGCTGATGCGGATCCGCTTGCGTGCACTGCGCGTCAGGCGGATTGACAGCATCAGCGCCGCGCAACTCAAGCCCACGATCAAACCCTGCCACAGCCCACTCGGGCCACTTGGCGTGCCGAACCAATCGGTCAGCCCCAAGGCGTAACCCACCGGCAAACCAATCCCCCAGTACGCAAACAGCGTCAGGATCATCGTCACCCGTGTGTCCTGATAACCGCGCAGCGCGCCGGCCGCCGTGACCTGGATCGCGTCGGAAAACTGGAACAGCGCCGAATACACGAT is a window of Pseudomonas sp. 10S4 DNA encoding:
- the tusA gene encoding sulfurtransferase TusA translates to MSEMLDTPVDGTLDATGLNCPEPVMMLHQHIRDLAPGGLLKVIATDPSTRRDIPKFCVFLDHELVAQHEEAGTYLYWIRKKLA